TTTTCATCCAAAGACATTTTAGAAATTTTTAACTTAACAGGGTCATCTATTGGCGATTTTAAATTTGTTAATTGATTTGGTTCTTTTTCAGATTTTCCTTGCTCCGTACTACCAATAAAATAAAATACTGTACTGCCTGCAACTGCGATAAACAACGCGATGATTAAAATATTCTTAAACATACAAACATAATATACCATGGCCATGTGGATAATTGGTTATTGACAAAACAACAACATGGTGCTAAGCTTATTATAAGTCCTCGTTTCTGATCTGTTAAAAGTTATCCTGGTATTCGTACTGGGAAAAGGCTATCTGCTAGCCAAAATTGATTAGCTCTTTTCAAAAATTTAGGTCTTGTACCGCAGAGCGGAACAAGGACATTAGGATAGAGAAAGCAGACTCTATCCATACAAGGGCGACCAACACCCATTTAAACAATAGTTTTACGGGTTCTAACGGCGCCCTTTTTCGTTGTTGTCAAAAATTTAATAATTTTTGGTATAACAAACAGAACCCCGCAATCCCGATATTACAGTCGGGACTCCGACCCCAGAGGCGTCGGAGCTGCGGGATTTATACGTTATTGTTGACCGCTTTTTAATTTTCGTATACTATCTAACCATTATGTTAGACCAACAAACTTTAGAGGAATTAAAATCTGCGCTTGATAAAGAGCGTGAAATTCTAATTGGTGAATTAGAAACCATCGCTACGCCCGATCCTCACTTAAAGGACGACTGGAACGTCAAACATGAAGAATGGAGTGAAAATCAAATAACAAGCGAGGAAACGCTTGAAAGCGATGAGAGCGTCAACGAATCAGACGAAGATATGAAAAATAAAGCTCTTTCCGACCATCTTGAATTAAGATTGAGAGATGTAAATAATGCTTTAAAACGCATGGAAGACGGAACCTATGGGACTTGCGAAGTTTGCCAAGAACCAATCGCGCTTGAACGGCTAAAAGCCAACCCGGCAGCTTCAACCGATGTAGAACATGCTGTGAAAAATCATGGCATCTAAGCTTTATTCTGCCGCCTTAAGCGGTATAAATGCGAAAATTGTGGAGGTCGAGTGCGATTTGGCGCCCGGCCTCTTTAATTTTTCCATCGTTGGATTACCGGATGCGGCAGTTAAAGAATCAAAAGACCGTGTGTCATCTGCTTTAAAAAACTCCGGCGCTTCCCAGCCGTCTAGGCGCAATAAGCGCCTGACCGTTAATTTAGCGCCGGCCGATTTAAAAAAAGAAGGCCCGGCTTACGACCTGCCGATTGCTTTGGGTTATTTACTGGTTTCCGGCCAAATCAAGTTTGATCCGGAAAAAAAACTGTTTGCCGGGGAGCTGGCTTTGGACGGAAATTTAAGACCCGTTAACGGCATTCTTTCAATAGTCATGGAAGCTAAAAACCGCGGATTTAAAACTGTTTTTATCCCAAAATCCAACATGGCTGAAGCATCTCTGGTTAGAGACATTGAAATTATCGGGGCCAATAATTTAGTTGAGATTTTTGAACACCTCGAAAACAAAAAAAATATCAGCCCTTGCTTAAATTCCGACTTAGAATCGGAATTTACGAAAAATTCGGAAGAAAACTCCGATGTTGACCTGGCTTTAATCCGCGGCCAGGAAAAAGCCAAGCGGGTTTTGGAGATCGCCGCCAGCGGAAATCATAATATTATTTTTTCCGGGCCGCCCGGGTCGGGGAAGACTCTTTTAGCCAAAGCTCTGGCTTCAATTTTGCCAAAATTAAATCTGGAAGAAGCTATTGAAGTAATGAGAATCTGGAGCGTTGCCGGTTTGCTTAAAGAAGACAAATCTCTCCTATATAAAAGGCCCTTTCGGTCGCCTCATCACACCGCTTCGGGGATTTCTCTTGTCGGCGGCGGCGCTTGGCCCCGGCCGGGAGAAATTTCTTTGGCTCATCGCGGAGTTCTGTTCCTTGATGAATTTCCGGAATTTTCACGAAATGTTTTAGAAAACTTAAGACAGCCGCTCGAAGAAAACACCGTTACTGTTTCCCGAGCCCAAGGCAGTATAACTTTTCCGGCTCAATTTTTAATGGTCGCTTCAATGAACCCATGCCCCTGCGGATACTTAAACGACTCCTTAAAAGAATGTATATGCGCGCCGAGCCAAATCATAAAATATAAAAGGAAACTATCGGGCCCGCTTCTTGATAGGATAGACCTCCACGTTGAGGTGCCCCGCCTAAAATACGAAGAAATGACCGATAGCGGCGCCGGCGAAACCAGCCAAACTATGAGAAAAAGAGTTGAAGAAACCCGCGCGATCCAGGTTTCACGCTTTAGAAACGACGGAATTCTAACTAACCGTGAAATGTCGGTTCGCCATATTAAAAAATACTGCGCCCTCGATGAAACTGCGGAAAAAATGATGAGAAACGCCGTTAGTTCTATGGGGCTTTCAACCCGCACTTACCACCGCTTGCTGAAAATTTCCCGCACCATCGCCGACTTGGAGGCTTCCGAAAACATAAAACCCCAGCACTTGGCCGAGGCTCTTCAATACAGACCGAGGGAAGAGGTTTAGCGCGCGAAAGGCTGTGCGGCGCCATCTACTCCAAAATGGAGATGACAACCGGTAGAATTGCCAGAACCAGGCTGTCCCGGATAGCCGCCCATGAAGGCAACGATACTGCCTTGATTAACATATTGGCCCGCATTAACAAGAACGTTTTTTAGATGGGCATATAAAGTGGTAACGCCGTTGGGATGTAAAATTTTAAAATAGCCGCCATAACCGCTATTGGCCCATCTGGCAGTGCTTTGGGTCGGATAAGCAGCGGTAACAACGCCGGAAGCCGCGGCAAATACCGGAATGTTTTCATGAAGACAATCATCGCCGGCGGAAATATCAACCGCGTTATACGAGTGCAGGCGGCCCTGGTTATGGCCCGTTGTAGGAAAAATAAAATAGCCGGTAAGAGAAGGGCCATAATAAGGCGCGGGCCGAGGCGCTGCTGGCTTTGATGGTTCGGGAGTGCTAGGTATTGTAATCGGATTTTGATTCTGCAAAATTGAATCCTGGCCGGTAATTAAGGGGTTTCTGTCATCGTAATACGGCCCTTCCTCTAAAATACCGCTTGAATCAGAGCTAGCGCTGGCGGCAAAAGCCAAAAGGGTCGACTGATAACCGACCGCCGGTGAACCTTCGTTCTGTTGCGCACTGTCTGGAGCGGATACGATTTCAATTATTTCGCCGCCAATGTTCTCCCCTCCGAGATAAACGAACCGATTTTTAAAACCGGCCGGGCTAGATGAATTAATGGCTAAAACAAGCGAGAAAACTAAAAACAACGAAACCCAAAGCGGGCTCTTTTCGGTCAAGACTCTTATTTTTCCCGCGAGAAATTGTAAAACAGGCGGGATTTGCCCAAAAAGAGTATAAATAAGCCAAAATTAAGGGTAATAAGCCTGAAGCTAAACAGCAAAATTCACCACTTAATGGTAGCAAAGCTCTTTTTGGCCAGTCAAGGTAGTTATCCCCATGTAGTTTATGCTATCATATGCTGGACATGGATCCCGTTAGAAATTTATGTTGTTAATCAAACACAAATTAAACGGACAACTTACATTATTTTTTGTAATTAAGAAAATTGAAAATAGATTTCTAACGGGATGGATATTTTTGACGATCTAAACGACAAGCAAATAGAAGCAATAAAAGTTTCCGCGGGGCCGGTTTTAATTTTGGCCGGCGCCGGAAGCGGCAAAACGAAAACTCTGACTCACAGAATAGCCTATCTTATTTCCCAAGGTATTAGACCGGAAAACATTTTGGCCGTCACTTTCACCAACAAAGCTGCCGAAGAAATGCGTAGCCGTGTTCAGAAATTGCTAACTACTAACTACAAACTACCAACAACTGACTTATTCATCGGGACTTTCCACAGTTTCGGAGTAAAAATCCTAAGGGAAGAAATTGAAAAACTGGGGTTTAAAAACAACTTCGTCATTTACGACGAAGACGATACCTTCGCGCTGGCAAAAGACATTAGAAGCGAGCTTAATTTTCCACAAGATAAACTGAAGGCCGGAATGCTTCTTAATATAGTTTCCAAATCTAAAAACGAACTGAAAGATCTTGAGGAAGTTTTAACCAACGAGGGCGAATTGTATAGAAACCGAATTTTGCAATTTGGCGAAATTTATAAACAGCGGATGTCCGCCGCCAATGCCGTTGATTTTGATGATTTAATAGTTTTGCCGGTAAAAATTTTCCAAAAATTTCCGGAAATTTTAAAAAAATACCAGAACCGGTATCAATACATATTAGTTGACGAATATCAAGATACCAATCACGCTCAATATACTCTTGTAAATCTCTTAGCCGACAAATATAAGAATCTTTTTGCGATTGGCGACCCTGACCAGGCTATTTACGGATGGCGGCAAGCCGATTTCAGGAACATTTTGAATTTTGAACACGATTATTCAAACGCCAAAATAATAAAACTGGAGCAAAATTACCGTTCAACCCAAAATATTTTGTCCGCCGCCTCCCAAATTATTTCAAAAAATGTTGAGCGCAAGGAAAAAACGCTTTGGACCAAAAATCCGCCAGGCGCGCCTATTGAAGTGACCGAAACGGCTAACGAGCGAGAAGAGGCTGAGTTTATTATTAACAAGGTGTTGGATTTAAACAAAAATCTTAACATTGGTCTGGATAATGCCGTAGTAATGTACCGAACCAATGCCCAATCGAGAACGCTTGAAGAGGCCTGCCTTTACGCCGGCCTGCCTTATCGGGTTATCGGCGCCGTAAAGTTTTTCCAGAGAAAAGAAATTAAAGACATTGTAGCGTTTTTGCGCTTGATTCAAAACTCTGATGATGAAATAAGTTTAAAAAGAGTGGTGGGCATTATGGGTAAGAGGGCTTATGCTAACTTTGAAATCGAATTTGAAAAATTAAAAAAAACGGCGAAAACATTGTCGCCGGCTGAATTAATTAAAGCCGTAATTAAAAAAACTAGTTATTACGATTACTTGTCTTCTAAATTTTCGGGAACGGGGCCCGACGGAGAACCGGAATCCGAATCAAGGATAAAAAACGTCAGGGAACTAATCGGTCTGTCTTTCAAATACGATAAAACCGAACCAGTTTTGGCACTTTCCGAATTCTTGGCAGAAGCAGCATTGATGACAGAAAATCCCCCACCCTTGGGGAATGCGCTTCGCGCTTCAGAAAAAAATATTCCCCAAGGGTGGGGGAGTGAAAAATTAAATTTAATGACGCTTCATTCGGCAAAAGGATTGGAATTTGACGCGGTTTTCATAGCTGGCGCCGAAGAAGGATTGATGCCCCATTCGCGCTCGGCATTTTCTTTGGGAGAGCTTGAGGAAGAGCGCCGCCTTTGCTATGTCGGGCTTACACGAGCCAAAAAGTACTTATGGCTTTCGTTTGCAAAACAACGCTCTCTTTGGGGAGAAAGAAACGAAACCATGCCATCTAGGTTCATAATGGAACTGCCGCCGAGCTTGGTTAATTTTAGGTCGTTAAGTGACGGCTATAATCTTCCCGAAATTAATTTAGAGTAATTATTGATTCTCGGAATCAATAGCAGATTCATCAGCAGAAACTTCATCAATAGAGTGGTCGCGAATTGTTTCTACCTGAATTCGAAGATTCTCTTTGCGACCAAAAATTTGTTTTAATGGGTCATCAATCCTGTCCCAAGCCTTATCACGATACTCGCTTTTAATCTGTTCCGCGCGTTTCGAATCGTTGGTTTCGTAGGCCTCGCGAAGTTCCTTGATGTAACGCATACTGTCTTGAGGATCGGTATCGAGAATAACATAGCGAATTATCTCGCCTTGTTGCACCAAGGCATGAGTGAGCAGCGGAATTCCCCAGTAGTGAGCTTCTTCAACTTTTTCTTGCGAGGTGTGATAATCGGGACGAAGCAATACAAGATGGTTTGGCTCGCCCGAAGAGCCGTGTTTTGGCCTCGATTCCGTAACGGTATCCAATATGCGCCTTCGAGACGGCTCGGGGATGCGAGTCGCGTGAGGCTCTTTTTCATAATGTTTCGCGATTAAACGCGCGACCTCGCCTTCTTCAGAATCTTCAGGAAAATCTTTTTGGACTAATTCTACGACATGCTTGATTTCCTCACTTTCCATCCCTTTAACTTGGAGACGGGCAATAGCGGCGGACAATGTTTCAAAAATATTCGCCTCGTCCTTAAAGTGAATGTTTTTCGGCTCATCAGCCATTGTTTCCGCGCGTCTTGATTCGCGGCGATGGCTTCCATAATGGGCAAGTATGCCGAGAAAGTATTCTTTTTTTATGGGTAATTCGGTGACGGCGGTATCAAAAATGATTTCTTGGGTTATCATGTCGGCATCCTCTTTAGTAGGCGCCTCGGCTAAAGATTTAATGAGAAGCTCGTAGGCATATACTTGAGAACTGGGGTGCCTTCCGCCTACCCCGAGCGCCGCGCCGCCTAACGCGTCCGCAAATTCTTTGGCCGTCATTTTGTTTTCGATATACGAGTTATAGGCATCTTCAATGAAACCGTATTCTTTCACGAGTCTAGCCCGTTCGGATTCGTAACGGGTGTCGCCGTAGAATCCCTCTTTGGCTTCTTTTAGATTTCTGACAGATTCTGGTTTCATAGATGAAATAATTTAAAATTACTATTACATTATCATTGCAATTTTGGAAAATCAAGGCGGCTCACGAAAATCCCACCGCAACTGCGGGGGATTTTCGTTTATTTGGGGCCAAAGTTTTTTTTATTAATTATGACTTTGGGATTTTAACCCCACCAAAATTTACTATTTCTCAACTATTGATTCTCGGAATCAATAGTAAACTTTGGTGGGAAGGCGAGAGTCTCGGACAACCGTTTTCACGATGTCCAGAGTTCTCGCCTCAGTGGTCAGCCAGCGAGTCCGATGGCCCTCGCCTGACTCCAGGTCATGTTGACCATGTTGACAGAGTAGTCGACACCACCGAACTTCTGGTGCAGGTTCGATAGAGCCTCTTCGAGGTCTTTGACCTCGTAGGGCTCATCGGTCCCGATCCTGACCTCGATGGCGTCATCGCCGACGGCCGAGTCCCTGATGACAAAGGCAACCGAAGCCACCTTCTTGCCACCAGAAACCAGCAGATACTGCTCTGACACGACGCTGTTATACGGAAACCTCGTCACACGCACGAGCACCAGCTGATCCATGGCTTCTCCTCATTTGCCGCGCGTTCCGCGCGGCGGTATGTATTTTACAATTTCTGTCTCAAAGAACTTTTAGGCCTCCCCGCCAAAATTTTCAAATCCCTTTAAAAACTTTGGTAGGGTGGGGCACTCGAGATGAGCGCCCCGAAAAGAGTTAGAGCAAGGACAAGAAGACCTACCTCTTGGTCTTCTTGTCGGCCTCGGCGGCTTTCGCCGTCAAGGCCTCCTGGCGCGACTGGTACACCACGCCTCCTACGACATGGTACTTGGTCATCGCTGGCTCACCTCCCTCTTTCTCCCGGATTTTGTTATTAATGTGGGGGAAGATTAATCTCCCCGCTAAAGCCCATGGCTGGCTTTGCCTCGCCGAAGCCCCGCCGAGGCGGGACGAAGACGGGCTTTCTTTTAAAAAAAACATGGGCTTTAGTGGAGAGGCGAGGGGGCGGCCGCGCCACTCTCGAGGTGATCGCCGGCATCCGTGCCGGTCGGTCCTCTTGCGCCTACCTCAAACCCCCTCGCCAGAGATGTGCGGGTATGCCTCCTTCATCGGGTTTGGCCTCACACGGGGGTCCGCCCCATGATCTATTGGCCGTTTCGCCCCGCAACTGCGGGGCTGTGCTCCGCCGAGCACCCGATTTCTCCGTCACCATGCCGCACGCATGGCGGGAGTTTCCCAGGTAGTGTCTGTAACAATGATCGCCGGCGGGCGGTCACTATCACAGACCGCTATCGCCGCGACCTTAATCGCCGAGCGACCCTGGGATTCCGCCCTCGCACGGGGACGGAAGGAGGCCCTCTTACAGAGGATTGTGAGAACAAGGGACACTGAAGGGATATAAACTTAATTAAATGATTGGAACGGAGGAGGTACAATTGCAATATGCTATTTATTACCTCGCATCCACTTGTTCCTTGCCCGCCGTAGCCTTGGCGAAGGCAGGCGCTGGCTAAAATCCCTTATTCACACGATCCTCTGTGAGAGATTTAAATTACTTAACAAGAACTATTATAATTACATTATATACCATAATTAAAATCTTGTCAAGTCCTGCCAACAACTTTTTGCTATAAGAACAAAAATATGGCTCATTTAAGCCATAATCCTATAACTATATTTTGTTATTTTTTATTAACTATTCTAAAAATCAACTCTGAAACTATCATTATAAATAAATCTGACACATTACAAGCCGAACGGTTCTAAAGTGGTAAAATTTGACAGATTTCTAACGATGGAGTATAATTGAAACAATCAAATTCTCTACTATAGGTAGTAGGGAGTGAGAGATGCTCTTCGAACAAACACGGCAAAAACCAAAATATTTTCTGCGCCTCGTGGCGCATTGCAGAGAAGGCCACTAGAGACCGCTCAAAAAAAGGGCTCTTTGCCTTCTTTTTTTATTTAAGAAACTTCCACAAAGCCTCAAAAAAAACTTTCATAGTCAGAGAAATAGCAGAATCATCAACGATTACGCCGATTGGTTTTTTCTTAGTATTAATAAAAGCGATTTTTTCCCCATAGATAATAATCTCGGTTTCAAATTCATCGGACCAAAATTTATACTCCGCTTTACCC
This Parcubacteria group bacterium DNA region includes the following protein-coding sequences:
- a CDS encoding M23 family metallopeptidase, with the translated sequence MTEKSPLWVSLFLVFSLVLAINSSSPAGFKNRFVYLGGENIGGEIIEIVSAPDSAQQNEGSPAVGYQSTLLAFAASASSDSSGILEEGPYYDDRNPLITGQDSILQNQNPITIPSTPEPSKPAAPRPAPYYGPSLTGYFIFPTTGHNQGRLHSYNAVDISAGDDCLHENIPVFAAASGVVTAAYPTQSTARWANSGYGGYFKILHPNGVTTLYAHLKNVLVNAGQYVNQGSIVAFMGGYPGQPGSGNSTGCHLHFGVDGAAQPFAR
- a CDS encoding TraR/DksA C4-type zinc finger protein, with protein sequence MLDQQTLEELKSALDKEREILIGELETIATPDPHLKDDWNVKHEEWSENQITSEETLESDESVNESDEDMKNKALSDHLELRLRDVNNALKRMEDGTYGTCEVCQEPIALERLKANPAASTDVEHAVKNHGI
- a CDS encoding UvrD-helicase domain-containing protein, encoding MDIFDDLNDKQIEAIKVSAGPVLILAGAGSGKTKTLTHRIAYLISQGIRPENILAVTFTNKAAEEMRSRVQKLLTTNYKLPTTDLFIGTFHSFGVKILREEIEKLGFKNNFVIYDEDDTFALAKDIRSELNFPQDKLKAGMLLNIVSKSKNELKDLEEVLTNEGELYRNRILQFGEIYKQRMSAANAVDFDDLIVLPVKIFQKFPEILKKYQNRYQYILVDEYQDTNHAQYTLVNLLADKYKNLFAIGDPDQAIYGWRQADFRNILNFEHDYSNAKIIKLEQNYRSTQNILSAASQIISKNVERKEKTLWTKNPPGAPIEVTETANEREEAEFIINKVLDLNKNLNIGLDNAVVMYRTNAQSRTLEEACLYAGLPYRVIGAVKFFQRKEIKDIVAFLRLIQNSDDEISLKRVVGIMGKRAYANFEIEFEKLKKTAKTLSPAELIKAVIKKTSYYDYLSSKFSGTGPDGEPESESRIKNVRELIGLSFKYDKTEPVLALSEFLAEAALMTENPPPLGNALRASEKNIPQGWGSEKLNLMTLHSAKGLEFDAVFIAGAEEGLMPHSRSAFSLGELEEERRLCYVGLTRAKKYLWLSFAKQRSLWGERNETMPSRFIMELPPSLVNFRSLSDGYNLPEINLE
- a CDS encoding YifB family Mg chelatase-like AAA ATPase, with product MASKLYSAALSGINAKIVEVECDLAPGLFNFSIVGLPDAAVKESKDRVSSALKNSGASQPSRRNKRLTVNLAPADLKKEGPAYDLPIALGYLLVSGQIKFDPEKKLFAGELALDGNLRPVNGILSIVMEAKNRGFKTVFIPKSNMAEASLVRDIEIIGANNLVEIFEHLENKKNISPCLNSDLESEFTKNSEENSDVDLALIRGQEKAKRVLEIAASGNHNIIFSGPPGSGKTLLAKALASILPKLNLEEAIEVMRIWSVAGLLKEDKSLLYKRPFRSPHHTASGISLVGGGAWPRPGEISLAHRGVLFLDEFPEFSRNVLENLRQPLEENTVTVSRAQGSITFPAQFLMVASMNPCPCGYLNDSLKECICAPSQIIKYKRKLSGPLLDRIDLHVEVPRLKYEEMTDSGAGETSQTMRKRVEETRAIQVSRFRNDGILTNREMSVRHIKKYCALDETAEKMMRNAVSSMGLSTRTYHRLLKISRTIADLEASENIKPQHLAEALQYRPREEV